One stretch of Saccharopolyspora erythraea DNA includes these proteins:
- a CDS encoding BCCT family transporter, translated as MFGLVSWGVLGTDSLSTSAQAAFDWMMSNLGWGFVLAATGFVVFALFLAFSRYGRIPLGQDGEKPEFRTVSWIAMMFSAGMGIGLMFYGVSEPLSHFVEPPPGSVPGGTDEAVKTAMATSLFHWTLHPWAIYAVAGLAIAYSSFRRGRKQLISAVFLPLIGKRNAEGPIGRLIDILALFATLFGSAASLGIGTLQIKSGMQAANWIGDTGTTILVVIIAVLTVCFIASAVSGVAKGIQWLSNINMVLAALLAVFVFVVGPTVFILNLLPTTLGSYLSDFGEMASRAGATGGADMLDWLSSWTVFYWAWWISWTPFVGMFIARISRGRTIRQFIGGVLLVPSVVSLVWFAIFGGAAINTQQAGQPVYGDGSAEAQTFDVLAHMPLTLVTSVLVMVLVAIFFVSGADAASVVMGTLSQRGSIEPSKWVVIFWGAATGAVAAIMLVIGGGQETALKGIQNLTFIGALPFAIIMVLMCVALMRDLRSDRITLREEKGAEVLEQAVIIGTEEHDGDFQLEVAPAEPTENGDEDGDDADSKAKSASGSD; from the coding sequence TCCTGGCCTTCAGCCGGTACGGACGGATCCCGCTGGGGCAGGACGGCGAGAAGCCGGAGTTCAGGACGGTCTCCTGGATCGCGATGATGTTCAGCGCCGGTATGGGCATCGGTCTGATGTTCTACGGCGTCAGCGAGCCGCTGTCGCACTTCGTCGAACCGCCGCCGGGCAGCGTCCCGGGCGGGACCGACGAGGCGGTCAAGACCGCGATGGCCACGTCGTTGTTCCACTGGACCCTGCACCCGTGGGCGATCTACGCCGTCGCGGGTCTGGCGATCGCCTACAGCAGCTTCCGCCGCGGGCGCAAGCAGCTGATCAGCGCGGTGTTCCTGCCGCTGATCGGCAAGCGCAACGCCGAGGGGCCGATCGGCAGGCTGATCGACATCCTCGCGCTGTTCGCCACGCTGTTCGGCTCCGCCGCCTCGCTTGGTATCGGAACCCTGCAGATCAAGAGCGGCATGCAGGCCGCGAACTGGATCGGCGACACCGGCACCACCATCCTGGTGGTCATCATCGCGGTCCTGACCGTGTGCTTCATCGCCTCGGCGGTCTCGGGTGTGGCCAAGGGCATCCAGTGGCTGTCCAACATCAACATGGTGCTCGCCGCGCTGCTGGCGGTCTTCGTGTTCGTGGTCGGCCCGACCGTGTTCATCCTGAACCTGCTGCCCACCACGCTGGGCTCCTACCTCAGCGACTTCGGTGAGATGGCCTCCCGCGCCGGTGCGACCGGCGGTGCGGACATGCTCGACTGGCTGTCGAGCTGGACCGTCTTCTACTGGGCGTGGTGGATCTCCTGGACGCCCTTCGTCGGCATGTTCATCGCCCGCATCAGCCGGGGCCGCACCATCCGCCAGTTCATCGGCGGCGTGCTGCTGGTCCCCAGCGTGGTCAGCCTGGTGTGGTTCGCCATCTTCGGTGGCGCGGCCATCAACACCCAGCAGGCCGGCCAGCCGGTGTACGGCGACGGCTCGGCGGAGGCGCAGACCTTCGACGTGCTGGCGCACATGCCGCTGACGCTGGTCACCTCGGTGCTCGTCATGGTCCTGGTGGCGATCTTCTTCGTCTCCGGCGCCGACGCCGCCTCGGTGGTCATGGGCACGCTGTCCCAGCGCGGTTCGATCGAGCCGAGCAAGTGGGTCGTGATCTTCTGGGGTGCGGCCACCGGTGCCGTCGCCGCGATCATGCTGGTGATCGGCGGTGGGCAGGAGACCGCGCTGAAGGGCATCCAGAACCTGACCTTCATCGGTGCGCTGCCCTTCGCGATCATCATGGTGCTGATGTGCGTCGCGCTGATGCGGGACCTGCGCAGCGACCGGATCACCCTCCGCGAGGAGAAGGGTGCCGAGGTCCTGGAGCAGGCCGTCATCATCGGTACCGAGGAGCACGACGGCGACTTCCAGCTGGAGGTCGCACCCGCCGAGCCGACCGAGAACGGCGACGAGGACGGGGACGACGCGGACTCCAAGGCGAAGTCCGCGAGCGGAAGCGACTAG
- a CDS encoding ABC transporter permease codes for MGFLDYVASRWQQLLVDSYQHASMVVQCIVLATIVGVLVGVAVYRSPAGAAIATALSSAVLTIPSFALFGLLLPFLGLGVAPSVVTLVLYALLPIVRNTIVGLSTVDQPILDAARGIGMSRFGVLTRVELRLAWPAILAGMRVSTQMLMGIAAIAAYAKGPGLGNLIFSGLSQLGGANAVNMALAGTLGVIVLALLLDAIFVLIGRLTTSRGIRG; via the coding sequence GTGGGTTTCCTGGACTACGTCGCCTCAAGGTGGCAACAGCTGCTGGTGGACTCCTACCAGCACGCCAGCATGGTGGTGCAGTGCATCGTGCTGGCGACGATCGTCGGCGTCCTGGTCGGGGTTGCGGTCTACCGCAGCCCCGCCGGGGCGGCGATCGCCACCGCGCTGTCCAGCGCGGTCCTGACGATCCCGTCGTTCGCGCTGTTCGGCCTGCTGCTGCCGTTCCTCGGGCTGGGCGTGGCGCCGTCGGTGGTGACGCTGGTCCTGTACGCGCTGCTGCCGATCGTGCGCAACACCATCGTCGGGCTGTCTACAGTCGACCAGCCGATCCTGGACGCCGCCCGCGGCATCGGCATGAGCCGGTTCGGGGTGCTCACCAGGGTCGAGCTTCGGCTGGCCTGGCCGGCGATCCTCGCGGGCATGCGGGTCAGCACCCAGATGCTGATGGGCATCGCGGCCATCGCCGCCTACGCCAAGGGCCCCGGGCTCGGGAACCTGATCTTCAGCGGTCTCTCCCAGCTCGGCGGTGCCAACGCGGTGAACATGGCGCTGGCGGGGACCCTCGGCGTGATCGTCCTCGCGCTGCTGCTGGACGCGATCTTCGTGCTAATCGGGCGCCTGACCACATCGAGAGGTATTCGTGGCTGA
- a CDS encoding ABC transporter ATP-binding protein has translation MPGHGVEICLEDVSKRYHGQKLPAVESVTMTIPAGETVVLVGPSGSGKTTTMRMINRLIEPTSGRITIGGQDVLGLDPDKLRREIGYSIQHAGLFPHMTVGENVGMVPNLVGWDKSRIVERVEEMLDLVGLDPSEYRNRYPRQLSGGQQQRVGVARALAANPPVLLMDEPFGAVDPITRGVLQDELMRLQADLGKTIVFVTHDFDEAVKLGDRIAVLGDRSKILQYDTPEAILANPADDTVAGFVGAGAALKQLTLRRVREIELGQVPTAQADEPPSALRERLGTRRGAIGLVLDKRKRPLRWATAREAGAVSSLDRAGRPVEDSVSPASTLQDALEAILTDDDGVAVVTGSRGEYVGVVDIDTVMNTIKALREEHADDLETES, from the coding sequence ATGCCCGGGCACGGGGTGGAGATCTGCCTGGAGGATGTCTCCAAGCGCTACCACGGTCAGAAGCTGCCCGCGGTCGAATCGGTCACCATGACCATCCCCGCGGGGGAGACGGTGGTGCTGGTCGGACCGTCCGGCAGCGGCAAGACGACCACCATGCGCATGATCAACCGGCTCATCGAGCCGACCTCCGGGCGGATCACGATCGGCGGGCAGGACGTGCTCGGCCTCGACCCGGACAAGCTGCGCCGCGAGATCGGCTACTCCATCCAGCACGCCGGGCTGTTCCCGCACATGACCGTCGGCGAGAACGTCGGCATGGTGCCGAACCTGGTCGGCTGGGACAAGTCGCGCATCGTCGAACGCGTCGAGGAGATGCTCGACCTCGTCGGCCTGGACCCGTCCGAGTACCGCAACCGCTACCCGCGCCAGCTCTCCGGCGGTCAGCAGCAGCGGGTCGGCGTGGCAAGGGCGCTCGCGGCCAACCCGCCGGTGCTGCTGATGGACGAGCCGTTCGGCGCGGTGGACCCGATCACCCGCGGTGTGCTGCAGGACGAACTCATGCGCCTGCAGGCAGACCTGGGCAAAACGATCGTGTTCGTCACGCACGACTTCGACGAGGCGGTCAAGCTCGGCGACCGCATCGCGGTGCTCGGCGACCGCTCCAAGATCCTCCAGTACGACACGCCCGAGGCGATCCTGGCCAACCCGGCCGACGACACGGTGGCCGGGTTCGTCGGCGCGGGCGCCGCGCTCAAGCAGCTCACGCTGCGCCGGGTGCGCGAGATCGAGCTCGGCCAGGTGCCGACCGCGCAGGCCGACGAGCCGCCGTCGGCGCTGCGCGAGCGCCTGGGCACCCGCCGCGGCGCGATCGGCCTGGTGCTCGACAAGCGCAAGCGCCCGCTGCGCTGGGCGACCGCGCGCGAGGCGGGCGCCGTCTCGTCGCTGGACCGCGCCGGGCGCCCGGTGGAGGACAGCGTCTCGCCCGCCTCGACGCTGCAGGACGCGCTGGAGGCGATCCTCACCGACGACGACGGCGTCGCCGTGGTGACCGGTTCGCGCGGCGAGTACGTCGGCGTCGTCGACATCGACACCGTCATGAACACCATCAAGGCGCTGCGCGAGGAGCACGCCGACGACCTGGAAACCGAGTCATGA
- a CDS encoding ABC transporter permease, with translation MSSQYASDSGSRGAERLRLLLQPVAVLAIVGSVLGWAFSQDLDEVTARSINAATIVSLTWQHFTLSLAVAVIVVVVAVPLGVLLSRSWARRVSPVVIGIANVGQAAPSVGLLVLFFLATRGATGFWIAVLPIAVYALLPVLRNTMVGLQQVDPSLVDAGRGIGMSGLKVLLRIELPLSVPYILAGLRTALVLAVGTATLALFVGAGGLGELIDTGYKLNNWTVMCVGSVLAMALALLVDWLAALAEEYLSPRGLR, from the coding sequence ATGAGCAGCCAGTACGCCTCCGACTCGGGCTCCAGGGGAGCCGAACGGCTGCGGCTGCTGCTCCAGCCGGTCGCGGTGCTGGCCATCGTCGGCTCGGTGCTGGGCTGGGCGTTCAGCCAGGACCTCGACGAGGTGACCGCGCGCAGCATCAACGCCGCCACCATCGTCAGCCTGACCTGGCAGCACTTCACGCTCAGCCTCGCGGTCGCGGTGATCGTCGTCGTGGTCGCGGTCCCGCTGGGCGTGCTGCTCAGCAGGTCGTGGGCGCGGCGGGTGTCGCCGGTGGTCATCGGCATCGCCAACGTCGGCCAGGCCGCCCCGTCGGTCGGTCTGCTCGTGCTGTTCTTCCTGGCCACCAGGGGAGCGACGGGGTTCTGGATCGCGGTGCTGCCGATCGCCGTCTACGCGCTGCTGCCGGTGCTGCGCAACACGATGGTCGGGCTGCAGCAGGTGGACCCCTCGCTGGTCGACGCCGGCCGCGGCATCGGCATGTCGGGTCTGAAGGTGCTGCTGCGCATCGAGCTGCCGCTGTCGGTGCCCTACATCCTGGCCGGGCTGCGCACCGCGCTGGTGCTGGCCGTCGGCACCGCGACGCTGGCGCTGTTCGTCGGCGCCGGCGGTCTCGGTGAGCTGATCGACACCGGCTACAAGCTGAACAACTGGACGGTGATGTGCGTCGGCTCGGTGCTCGCGATGGCCCTCGCGCTGCTGGTCGACTGGCTCGCCGCGCTCGCCGAGGAGTACCTGTCGCCGAGGGGGCTGCGTTGA
- a CDS encoding glycine betaine ABC transporter substrate-binding protein — translation MNRRTALKLMSAGLAGMLVGGCGLSSGAAVPLPVAPGSIRPVPELEGARITVGSKDFTEQIVLGYIAQFALAAAGANVRDLNNITGSASARNALASGQIDVLWEYTGSSWISYNGNTDPIPDARRQYEAVRKLDLERNGIDWTAVTFDVDNTYAFAVNQDAARRLGVTKLSDLQRVVAENPQDATFCVETEFANRNDGLPGVEQRYGFKSDPAKVKTLATGSIYQATASGTCTFGEVFTTDGRIQALDLKVLEDDRLFFPRYNLGVTLRADTLRQYPQITDVMAPVSAKLTNAELLRLNEQVDVDGRDPADVARDWMVEKGFVTVPGRPSP, via the coding sequence TTGAACCGTCGAACCGCGCTCAAGCTGATGTCGGCCGGCCTGGCCGGGATGCTGGTCGGCGGCTGCGGGCTGAGCTCCGGTGCCGCGGTGCCGCTGCCGGTCGCGCCCGGCTCGATCCGCCCGGTCCCGGAGCTGGAGGGCGCGCGGATCACGGTGGGGTCCAAGGACTTCACCGAGCAGATCGTGCTGGGCTACATCGCCCAGTTCGCGCTCGCGGCGGCCGGCGCCAACGTCCGCGACCTGAACAACATCACCGGCTCGGCCAGTGCGCGCAACGCGCTGGCCAGCGGCCAGATCGACGTGCTGTGGGAGTACACCGGCTCGTCCTGGATCAGCTACAACGGCAACACCGACCCGATCCCCGACGCCCGCAGGCAGTACGAGGCGGTGCGCAAGCTCGACCTGGAGCGCAACGGGATCGACTGGACCGCCGTGACCTTCGACGTGGACAACACCTACGCCTTCGCGGTCAACCAGGACGCGGCGCGGCGGCTGGGTGTCACCAAGCTGTCCGACCTCCAACGCGTCGTGGCCGAGAACCCGCAGGACGCGACCTTCTGCGTGGAGACGGAGTTCGCCAACCGCAACGACGGCCTGCCCGGCGTGGAGCAGCGCTACGGCTTCAAGAGCGATCCGGCGAAGGTGAAGACCCTGGCCACGGGCAGCATCTACCAGGCCACCGCCAGCGGTACCTGCACGTTCGGCGAGGTGTTCACCACCGACGGCCGCATCCAGGCGCTGGACCTGAAGGTGCTGGAGGACGACCGGCTGTTCTTCCCCCGCTACAACCTCGGGGTCACGCTGCGCGCCGACACGCTGCGGCAGTACCCGCAGATCACCGACGTGATGGCGCCGGTTTCGGCGAAGCTGACGAACGCCGAGCTGCTCAGGCTCAACGAGCAGGTCGACGTCGACGGCCGCGACCCGGCCGACGTCGCCCGCGACTGGATGGTGGAGAAGGGCTTCGTGACCGTGCCCGGACGCCCCTCGCCGTAG
- a CDS encoding VanZ family protein gives MAGVWQSWGHVVVAALLAVPVAALVVVALARLRAPNAADRPAAWRRSLAEVLAVAGTAPWLWMVLTPKTGDRAVSLVPLRDLLELLGARPVTIAVQLTGNLLVLAAFGAALPVRFAAMTGLARVAVAAASASASIELAQYALHLGRVTSVDDVLVNTAGAVLGALLSRRWWESPQVIRETGGTHRMLR, from the coding sequence GTGGCAGGGGTCTGGCAGAGCTGGGGGCACGTCGTCGTCGCGGCGCTGCTCGCCGTTCCGGTGGCGGCCTTGGTCGTCGTGGCCCTGGCGCGCCTGCGAGCGCCGAACGCCGCGGACCGTCCCGCCGCGTGGCGGCGGTCCCTGGCGGAGGTCCTGGCGGTCGCCGGTACCGCGCCCTGGCTCTGGATGGTGCTGACGCCGAAGACCGGCGACCGGGCGGTTTCGCTCGTGCCGCTGCGAGACCTCCTGGAACTGCTCGGGGCGCGGCCCGTGACCATCGCCGTGCAGCTCACCGGAAACCTGCTGGTGCTCGCCGCGTTCGGCGCCGCCCTGCCGGTGCGCTTCGCCGCGATGACCGGACTCGCGCGGGTCGCGGTCGCCGCCGCGAGCGCCTCGGCCTCGATCGAGCTCGCCCAGTACGCTCTGCACCTCGGCCGGGTCACCTCGGTGGACGACGTGCTGGTCAACACCGCCGGCGCGGTCCTCGGCGCCCTGCTCAGCCGGCGCTGGTGGGAATCCCCCCAGGTAATCCGGGAGACCGGTGGCACGCACCGCATGCTCCGGTAG
- a CDS encoding MFS transporter encodes MTPNAGITAPPRRRLLLGVMCVGMFLVQLDVTVVNVALPRIGAELAPDLSAQQWVVDAYAVVLAGLLPAGGAVGDRCGHRRVVLAGLCVFGAASLACGMAPDIAVLVGGRAVQGLGAAMLLPSTLAVITRAFPDRAEQARAVGVWAGTSALALPAGPLIGGALVSTLGWRSVFLINLPVIAVALPLAYGVVAESADRGVRALDVPGAALATAGLAAPVYAVIEAGAAGMTASVWGALAVTALAVTGFLLRESRAPQPLLPLRLLRSRRFAGANLVAAAMNLVGIGTVFVTTLYLQGVQHRDPATAGAMLLPLFVPLAALAPVTGRLTGRFGPRPPMTAGLVIGAAGAASLAGIAPGSGYARLLPALLGLGTGMGLLTAAVVAAAVRAVPADRAGLAAGGPPSPRRMTADQAVPPALGPGLDCNGGKAADRDPAGQIHRKGGRMTVPELDHNATGYSSRQAYWLARAAELTYQDEAEMRSETGKWGFDRFHYFYTQHHGLPIEDTQGFVAASDNMIVVAFRGTEPSNIKDWLTDASGPAAPGPGAKGFVHLGFHQALMSVFPEIKDRIAEFSSNGQTLWITGHSLGGALAMLAAAQLHFEDPRLLPDGVYTFGQPRTCDRLLANAYDSALKSRTFRFVNNNDIVPQVPPEPVYHHVSTLRYFDSTGRLRERTSLLGGLTDKAKGLTADVFAPGTDGLRDHFVAKYVELLEKNAN; translated from the coding sequence ATGACGCCGAACGCCGGGATCACCGCACCGCCACGTCGCAGGCTGCTGCTGGGGGTGATGTGCGTTGGCATGTTCCTGGTGCAACTGGACGTCACTGTGGTCAACGTTGCGCTGCCGCGCATCGGCGCCGAGCTCGCGCCGGATCTTTCCGCCCAGCAATGGGTCGTCGACGCGTACGCGGTGGTACTGGCCGGCCTGCTGCCGGCAGGCGGTGCGGTCGGCGACCGCTGCGGCCACCGGCGGGTGGTGCTCGCCGGGCTCTGCGTCTTCGGTGCCGCCTCGCTGGCCTGCGGTATGGCCCCGGACATCGCGGTGCTGGTCGGCGGCCGGGCCGTCCAGGGGCTGGGCGCGGCGATGCTGCTGCCCAGCACGCTGGCCGTGATCACCAGGGCATTCCCGGACCGAGCCGAGCAGGCCCGCGCGGTCGGCGTGTGGGCAGGCACCTCCGCCCTGGCCCTGCCCGCCGGGCCGCTGATCGGCGGCGCGCTGGTCTCCACCCTGGGCTGGCGTTCCGTCTTCCTGATCAACCTCCCGGTCATCGCGGTGGCCCTGCCGCTGGCGTACGGAGTGGTCGCGGAGTCCGCCGACCGCGGTGTACGCGCGCTCGACGTGCCGGGAGCCGCGCTGGCCACCGCCGGCCTGGCCGCCCCGGTGTACGCGGTGATCGAGGCGGGCGCGGCAGGGATGACCGCCTCGGTGTGGGGTGCGCTGGCGGTCACCGCGCTCGCGGTGACCGGTTTCCTGCTGCGGGAAAGCCGCGCTCCGCAACCCCTGCTGCCGCTGCGGCTGCTGCGTTCCCGCCGGTTCGCCGGAGCCAACCTGGTGGCCGCCGCGATGAACCTGGTGGGCATCGGCACCGTGTTCGTCACGACGCTCTACCTCCAGGGCGTGCAGCACCGGGACCCCGCCACCGCCGGAGCGATGCTCCTGCCGCTGTTCGTGCCGCTGGCCGCGCTCGCGCCGGTCACCGGACGCCTCACGGGCCGCTTCGGCCCGCGTCCGCCGATGACCGCCGGGCTCGTCATCGGCGCCGCAGGTGCCGCGTCCCTGGCCGGCATCGCCCCCGGCAGCGGCTACGCCCGGCTGCTGCCCGCGCTGCTCGGTCTCGGCACCGGCATGGGTCTGCTCACCGCGGCCGTGGTCGCCGCCGCGGTCCGGGCGGTGCCCGCCGACCGCGCCGGGCTGGCCGCCGGCGGACCGCCGTCGCCGAGACGCATGACCGCCGATCAGGCGGTTCCCCCGGCGCTTGGGCCGGGCCTCGACTGCAATGGCGGCAAGGCCGCCGATCGCGACCCGGCGGGGCAAATCCATCGGAAAGGCGGGAGAATGACCGTTCCGGAGCTCGACCACAATGCCACCGGGTACAGCTCGCGGCAGGCTTACTGGCTGGCCCGCGCGGCGGAGCTGACCTACCAGGACGAAGCGGAAATGCGGTCGGAAACCGGGAAGTGGGGCTTCGACCGCTTCCACTACTTCTACACGCAGCACCACGGGCTGCCGATCGAGGACACCCAGGGCTTCGTCGCGGCCAGCGACAACATGATCGTCGTGGCCTTCCGGGGCACCGAGCCGTCCAACATCAAGGACTGGCTGACCGACGCCAGCGGCCCGGCCGCGCCCGGCCCTGGTGCCAAGGGTTTCGTGCACCTGGGCTTCCACCAGGCGCTGATGTCGGTGTTCCCGGAGATCAAGGACAGGATCGCCGAGTTCAGCAGCAACGGCCAGACGCTGTGGATCACCGGGCACAGCCTCGGCGGCGCGCTGGCCATGCTGGCCGCCGCCCAGCTGCACTTCGAGGACCCGAGGCTGCTGCCCGACGGCGTCTACACCTTCGGCCAGCCGCGCACCTGCGACCGGCTGCTGGCCAACGCCTACGACAGCGCGCTGAAGTCGCGGACCTTCCGCTTCGTCAACAACAACGACATCGTGCCGCAGGTGCCGCCGGAGCCGGTCTACCACCACGTCAGCACGCTCCGGTACTTCGACTCGACCGGCAGGCTCCGGGAGCGGACCAGCCTTCTCGGCGGTCTCACCGACAAGGCCAAGGGGCTGACCGCCGACGTGTTCGCCCCGGGAACGGACGGACTGCGCGACCACTTCGTGGCGAAGTACGTCGAACTGCTGGAGAAGAACGCGAACTGA
- a CDS encoding ArsR/SmtB family transcription factor yields MGERRGGPGLGAGGEADFTTPAELIGNPARSAMLLALLDGRALPMSMLASEAGVAPSTASAHLSRLVSGGLLRVRGQGRHRYYELASPEVVAALEALARLAPPRPVRSLRAGTRAHALRLARTCYDHVAGHLGVALMRALLEEGAVVGGDGRHDPRVARLDRLSAPGHDLEYRLTDAGWALFSRLGVVVPSGRRRLTAHCVDWTEQRHHLAGAAGSALLTRFEELDWVRRGAKGAPRALGVTESGRLGFAEHFGIDTEALAA; encoded by the coding sequence GTGGGTGAGCGCAGAGGCGGTCCAGGTCTGGGCGCGGGTGGTGAGGCGGACTTCACCACCCCGGCGGAGCTGATCGGCAACCCGGCGCGCTCGGCGATGCTGCTGGCGCTGCTGGACGGCCGCGCGCTGCCGATGTCGATGCTGGCCTCCGAGGCCGGGGTGGCGCCGTCCACGGCCAGCGCGCACCTGTCCAGGCTGGTGTCGGGCGGGCTGCTGCGGGTGCGCGGACAGGGCCGCCACCGCTACTACGAACTCGCCTCGCCCGAGGTGGTCGCGGCGCTTGAGGCGCTGGCCCGGCTGGCGCCACCGAGGCCGGTGCGGTCGCTGCGCGCGGGCACCCGGGCGCACGCGCTGCGGCTGGCGCGGACCTGCTACGACCACGTCGCGGGTCACCTGGGCGTCGCGCTGATGCGGGCGCTGCTGGAAGAGGGCGCGGTCGTCGGCGGGGACGGCAGGCACGACCCGCGGGTGGCGCGCCTGGACCGGCTGTCGGCACCGGGGCACGACCTCGAATACCGCCTGACCGACGCCGGGTGGGCGCTGTTCTCCCGGCTGGGCGTGGTCGTGCCGAGCGGAAGGCGCAGGCTGACCGCCCACTGCGTGGACTGGACCGAGCAGCGCCACCACCTGGCCGGCGCGGCGGGCAGCGCGCTTCTGACCAGGTTCGAGGAGCTCGACTGGGTCAGGCGCGGCGCCAAGGGCGCGCCACGCGCGCTCGGCGTCACCGAGTCCGGTCGCCTCGGGTTCGCCGAGCACTTCGGCATCGACACCGAGGCGCTCGCCGCCTGA
- a CDS encoding DUF6474 family protein yields the protein MALWRADPADRAGRRATRSQKQQTKALKRQIKAEEKQLKLQERGESGRITAGTAKKVIAVAKVVVPVLAPLALRASAAVRTYYDQMRARRLGVPVDDLGRFTGKGASLHARIAGDRDVLRDMRTQTVGRSEDEVFAVDQYAEETDGRLGQLASAVRAAERMPAQRRRAAHRAIDGELKRLEGHLLRRLGV from the coding sequence ATGGCACTGTGGAGGGCCGATCCGGCAGACCGGGCCGGCAGGCGCGCGACGAGGTCGCAGAAGCAGCAGACCAAGGCGCTGAAGCGGCAGATCAAGGCGGAGGAGAAGCAGCTGAAGCTCCAGGAGCGCGGCGAGAGCGGCCGGATCACGGCCGGCACCGCGAAGAAGGTCATCGCGGTGGCCAAGGTCGTCGTGCCGGTGCTCGCGCCGCTCGCCCTGCGGGCGTCGGCGGCCGTGCGTACCTACTACGACCAGATGCGTGCCCGGCGCCTGGGCGTTCCCGTCGACGACCTGGGCCGCTTCACCGGCAAGGGCGCCTCCCTGCACGCTCGGATCGCGGGCGACCGCGACGTGCTGCGGGACATGCGCACCCAGACGGTCGGGCGCAGCGAGGACGAGGTCTTCGCCGTCGACCAGTACGCGGAGGAGACCGACGGCAGGCTCGGGCAGCTCGCGAGCGCCGTCCGGGCCGCGGAGCGGATGCCCGCCCAGCGCCGACGCGCCGCGCACCGGGCGATCGACGGTGAGCTCAAGCGGCTGGAGGGCCACCTCCTGCGGCGGCTCGGGGTTTGA
- a CDS encoding TM0106 family RecB-like putative nuclease yields MDDRVLLDAGVVTRCRRRVHLESDPAMREVEKAPPDPGIEQRITDATEHRRFVAERLGRMLGDAWTEVPRDLDAAERERLTVAAMNEGVRYISGAQLPLDRANGRRGAVDLLVRGRDGYLPVLVVRHKITDPGSGARTSPLTDPNPASARTDERFKVRSHSRDQLRLAHAVRMLEATGMGSASATGGVIGVDADLVVWHDLRVPNWPGGRTALAEYDARFADRLAVASAAATGAEPLARPSRITECKGCPWWPTCERQLRADRDVSLVVRGEDAVSLRAIGVSTVDDLARLSPSAAEALPLTVARTGDVVLLAKAWLRELPLVRRVRRLSVPRAEVEVDVDMESYADSGAYMWGCWLSGADVGEEPGYRAFATWDPLPSDDEARSFAEFWSWFSSVRERALERGLTFRAYCYNELAENRWMLASAERFAGKPGVPPVSEVRAFIESDEWVDLFATVRDQFLCPNGKGLKVIAPSAGFAWRDPEASGENSMRWYRDAVGLDGAPPVAAQRDRILRYNEDDVRATWTIRRWMSSEAALAVPFAEDL; encoded by the coding sequence GTGGATGACAGGGTGCTGCTCGACGCCGGCGTGGTGACGCGTTGTCGTCGACGCGTGCACCTCGAATCCGACCCGGCGATGCGCGAGGTGGAGAAGGCACCGCCGGATCCGGGTATCGAGCAGCGCATCACCGACGCCACCGAGCACCGCCGGTTCGTGGCCGAACGGCTCGGCAGGATGCTCGGCGACGCCTGGACCGAGGTTCCCCGCGACCTCGACGCCGCCGAACGGGAGCGGCTGACGGTGGCGGCCATGAACGAGGGCGTCCGCTACATCTCCGGCGCGCAGCTGCCGCTGGACCGCGCCAACGGCAGGCGCGGCGCGGTCGACCTGCTGGTGCGCGGCCGCGACGGCTACCTGCCGGTGCTGGTGGTGCGCCACAAGATCACCGACCCGGGCAGCGGCGCCCGCACCTCCCCGCTGACCGACCCGAACCCCGCGTCGGCGCGGACCGACGAGCGCTTCAAGGTGCGTTCGCACTCCCGCGACCAGCTCCGGCTGGCCCACGCGGTGCGCATGCTGGAGGCAACCGGCATGGGTTCGGCGAGCGCGACCGGCGGCGTGATCGGCGTCGACGCCGACCTCGTCGTGTGGCACGACCTGCGGGTGCCGAACTGGCCGGGCGGGCGCACCGCGCTGGCCGAGTACGACGCGCGCTTCGCCGACCGGCTCGCGGTCGCCTCCGCGGCCGCGACCGGCGCCGAGCCGCTGGCGCGGCCGTCGCGGATCACCGAGTGCAAGGGCTGCCCGTGGTGGCCGACCTGCGAGCGGCAGCTTCGCGCCGACCGCGACGTGAGCCTGGTGGTCCGCGGCGAGGACGCGGTCAGCCTGCGCGCCATCGGCGTCTCCACCGTGGACGATCTGGCGCGGTTGTCGCCCTCGGCGGCCGAGGCGCTGCCGCTGACCGTCGCCCGCACCGGCGACGTGGTGCTGCTGGCCAAGGCGTGGCTGCGCGAGCTGCCGCTGGTGCGCCGGGTCCGGAGGCTCAGCGTGCCGCGCGCCGAGGTCGAGGTCGACGTGGACATGGAGAGCTACGCCGACTCCGGCGCCTACATGTGGGGCTGCTGGCTCTCCGGTGCCGATGTCGGCGAGGAGCCGGGCTACCGCGCCTTCGCCACCTGGGACCCGCTGCCCTCCGACGACGAGGCCCGCTCGTTCGCCGAGTTCTGGTCGTGGTTCTCGTCGGTGCGCGAACGCGCCCTGGAGCGGGGGCTGACCTTCCGCGCCTACTGCTACAACGAGCTGGCGGAGAACCGCTGGATGCTGGCATCGGCCGAGCGGTTCGCGGGCAAGCCTGGCGTGCCGCCGGTGTCGGAGGTCCGGGCGTTCATCGAGTCCGACGAGTGGGTGGACCTGTTCGCCACGGTCCGCGACCAGTTCCTGTGCCCCAACGGCAAGGGGCTGAAGGTCATCGCGCCCAGCGCCGGGTTCGCCTGGCGCGACCCCGAGGCCAGCGGCGAGAACTCGATGCGCTGGTACCGCGACGCGGTCGGCCTCGACGGCGCCCCGCCGGTGGCGGCGCAGCGCGACCGCATCCTGCGCTACAACGAGGACGACGTGCGCGCGACCTGGACCATCCGCCGCTGGATGAGCTCCGAGGCCGCGCTCGCCGTGCCGTTCGCCGAAGATCTGTGA